From the genome of Mugil cephalus isolate CIBA_MC_2020 chromosome 2, CIBA_Mcephalus_1.1, whole genome shotgun sequence, one region includes:
- the si:dkeyp-118a3.2 gene encoding uncharacterized protein si:dkeyp-118a3.2: protein MDYCTLKGFLVVLLIQRCTSEGLSPSIQTSTVVNHQDGQISPKEPELPPAEVVPIVSPPSLKEVQQAVQEASEQVEGRGAEEVLKELLERVVEAALGQVEGGSDAKEDALQGAVEEKALGAETGETEAEAEVLKVANDENMGFKEGDTSVEEKREVVDAFEVAAEEGKGVVEGEAGAETGLEITDESLGSRFSQDIVEGAGAALEETAGDIAVEETRERNNREQEMSEEEEGEGVSESEESPSVVEVTETTEETEPILGVADVEQAGHALGKDEAVGEESQVDEMEGEAMALPSDNYEIETTQTAAGEAVEEEEELNTENDSEGHRAQDEQTHLGKGGTAEEVEVEATSVREATGEEGGVSIREESVALVNEGGDRKAGEEEEITSETSQGGEKEDQEAPVSSGPQAGDGAGTTLEIQTPTRNPALGGAEETGGNAFGDGNEIITPTDNLMSHDPAAARPTLDIFPLAGTAQAEGAEPGEAKELVEDTAGATEMKELGLEAWKIGAIFAAVFLILEAVVIVVYVLKCRNKTSIPALQRACEEGCVEPEVATGSDCCDETLPAGNGDTQQIAALDPSDVASALAAKKEQQQDENAIAMSDLPPSSTEESGNTGPGPDSSQDLRTSIL from the exons ATGGATTACTGCACCCTGAAAGGATTCTTGGTGGTTTTGCTGATACAACGCTGCACATCTGAAG GGTTGTCTCCATCCATCCAGACCTCCACTGTGGTCAACCACCAAGATGGCCAAATCTCACCCAAGGAACCAGAGCTGCCCCCTGCGGAAGTGGTGCCAATAGTGTCCCCTCCTAGTCTGAAGGAGGTACAGCAGGCTGTCCAGGAGGCCTCCGAGCAGGTGGAGGGTCGCGGAGCAGAAGAAGTTCTGAAGGAGCTACTGGAGAGGGTGGTGGAGGCGGCTTTGGGACAAGTGGAAGGAGGGAGTGATGCCAAAGAAGATGCGTTGCAGGGAGCGGTTGAGGAGAAAGCGTTGGGGGCTGAAACCGGGGAAactgaagcagaagcagaagtgtTGAAGGTGGCGAATGATGAAAACATGGGCTTCAAGGAAGGAGACACGAGTGTCGAAGAGAAGCGGGAGGTAGTGGATGCATTTGAAGTTGCAGCGGAGGAGGGAAAAGGGGTTGTCGAGGGAGAGGCTGGTGCGGAAACCGGTTTAGAGATCACTGATGAGTCTCTGGGAAGTAGATTCAGTCAGGACATTGTAGAGGGAGCTGGAGCTGCTTTAGAAGAGACGGCAGGGGATATAGCGGTAGAGGAAACAAGGGAGAGGAACAACAGGGAGCAGGAAatgtcagaagaagaagaaggagaaggagtaTCTGAATCAGAGGAATCTCCATCTGTTGTGGAGGTGACGGAAACAACAGAAGAGACCGAACCTATCCTGGGGGTGGCTGATGTCGAGCAGGCAGGGCATGCTTTGGGAAAAGATGAAGCTGTGGGAGAAGAATCTCAGGTAGATGAAATGGAAGGTGAGGCAATGGCGCTGCCTTCTGATAATTATGAGATAGAAACCACACAAACCGCGGCAGGGGAAGCcgtagaggaggaagaagagctaAACACAGAGAATGACAGCGAAGGACATAGAGCACAAGACGAGCAAACCCATTTAGGGAAGGGAGGAACTGCAGAAGAGGTAGAAGTGGAAGCTACGAGTGTGAGGGAAGCAACTGGAGAGGAAGGTGGCGTTTCAATCAGGGAGGAATCAGTGGCGCTGGTGAATGAGGGAGGTGACCGAAAagcaggagaagaggaagagatcaCTTCAGAGACTTCACAAGGCGGTGAAAAGGAAGATCAAG AAGCGCCGGTGAGCTCTGGTCCACAGGCCGGGGACGGCGCCGGAACCACGCTGGAGATCCAGACGCCAACCCGAAACCCTGCCCTGGGCGGTGCTGAGGAGACTGGAGGAAATGCCTTTGGTGATGGGAATGAAATCATCACCCCCACAGATAACCTTATGTCGCATGACCCTGCTGCGGCACGGCCTACACTGGATATTTTTCCTCTAGCTGGAACAGCTCAGGCAGAAGGAGCAGAACCGGGGGAGGCCAAAGAGCTTGTCGAAGATACAGCTGGAGCCACAG AGATGAAGGAACTGGGCCTGGAGGCATGGAAGATTGGGGCTATTTTTGCTGCAGTCTTTCTTATTTTGGAGGCTGTTGTCATTGTTGTCTATGTCCTCAAATGCCGTAACAAAACCAG taTCCCAGCTCTGCAGCGGGCATGTGAGGAAGGGTGCGTCGAACCAGAAGTGGCCACGGGAAGTGACTGCTGTGACGAAACATTGCCTGCGGGCAATGGAGATACTCAACA GATAGCCGCACTTGACCCATCTGATGTGGCTTCAGCCCTGGCTGCAAAAAAGGAGCAGCAACAAGACGAGAACGCAATAGCCATGTCAGACCTTCCGCCCAGCTCCACAGAGGAGTCGGGTAAtactggaccaggaccagactcCTCACAGGACCTCAGGACTTCCATTCTCTAG
- the tyrp1b gene encoding tyrosinase-related protein 1b codes for MHGESMWRVGFLVVASCATLTLAQFPRECVTPEGLRSGQCCPSLTGAAGDECGSSAGRGQCVSIAADNRRHGPQYPYAGRDDRERWPLRFFNRTCQCNGNFTGYNCGRCRHGLTGPNCDQRISVVRRNIMQMSSAEKQAFVNALDRAKRTVHPEVVICTRRYQEVFGADGNTPQFENVTIYNYFVWSHYYSVSKTYLGSGQSSFGGIDFSHEGPGFVTWHRFHLLQLERDMQDMLGDPSFALPYWNFAIGGSECDICTDDLLGARSSFDMNSLSSNSVFSQWRVICESVEDYDTLGTVCNSTESSPIRRNPAGNVARPMVQRLPQPQDVLDCLELNTFDTPPYYSTSSESFRNTIEGYSAPQGMYDPVVRSLHNLAHLFLNGTGGQTHLSPNDPIFVLLHTFTDAVFDEWLRRHQPGDIVYPEENAPIGHNRRFNMVPFWPPVTNAEMFVPAPDNLGYTYEVEWPARAFTLSEIITIAVVAAVLVVAVVGGVIACAVRARSYRSAEALEPLLGETFRRYSEDERRFDKSQSVV; via the exons atGCACGGTGAGAG CATGTGGAGAGTGGGTTTCCTGGTGGTGGCCTCGTGCGCCACCCTGACGCTGGCCCAGTTTCCCCGGGAGTGCGTCACCCCCGAGGGGCTGCGGAGCGGCCAGTGCTGCCCGTCTCTCACGGGGGCGGCGGGCGACGAGTGCGGCTCCAGCGCGGGAAGGGGACAGTGCGTTTCCATCGCTGCCGACAACCGGCGCCACGGGCCGCAGTACCCGTACGCCGGCCGCGACGACAGGGAGAGGTGGCCGCTGAGATTTTTCAACCGCACCTGCCAGTGTAATGGGAATTTCACCGGCTACAACTGTGGCCGATGCAGGCACGGGCTGACTGGACCGAACTGTGATCAAAGGATCTCTGTAG TAAGAAGGAATATCATGCAGATGAGTTCAGCTGAGAAGCAGGCCTTCGTGAACGCACTGGACCGAGCTAAGAGGACTGTGCATCCTGAAGTAGTCATCTGTACGAGGCG CTACCAGGAGGTGTTTGGGGCCGACGGAAACACCCCACAATTTGAGAACGTCACCATTTACAACTACTTCGTCTGGAGCCACTACTACTCCGTCAGCAAGACGTACCTGGGCTCGGGCCAGAGCAGCTTCGGAGGCATCGACTTCTCTCACGAGGGCCCAGGTTTTGTTACCTGGCATCGTTTTCACCTGCTGCAGCTAGAGAGAGACATGCAG GACATGCTGGGCGACCCCTCCTTTGCCCTGCCCTACTGGAACTTCGCCATCGGAGGCAGCGAGTGCGACATCTGCACCGACGACCTGCTGGGAGCCAGGAGCTCCTTCGACATGAACTCCCTCAGCTCCAACTCCGTGTTCTCTCAGTGGAGGGTGATCTGCGAGAGCGTGGAGGACTACGACACTTTGGGCACCGTCTGCAACA GCACAGAGAGCAGCCCCATCAGGAGGAACCCAGCGGGCAACGTGGCGCGGCCCATGGTGCAGAGGCTGCCGCAGCCCCAGGACGTGTTGGACTGCCTGGAGCTCAACACCTTCGACACCCCGCCTTACTACTCCACCTCCTCGGAGAGCTTCAGGAACACCATTGAAG GCTACAGTGCCCCCCAGGGGATGTATGACCCGGTGGTCCGCAGCCTCCACAACCTGGCCCACCTCTTCCTCAACGGGACGGGAGGACAGACTCACCTGTCGCCCAACGACCCCATCTTTGTGTTGCTGCACACCTTCACCGACGCAGTCTTCGACGAGTGGCTCCGCAGGCACCAACCAG GTGACATCGTTTACCCGGAGGAGAACGCGCCGATAGGACACAACCGCAGGTTCAACATGGTGCCCTTCTGGCCTCCCGTCACCAACGCTGAGATGTTCGTCCCCGCCCCAGATAACTTGGGATACACGTATGAGGTCGAGTGGCCAG CCCGCGCCTTCACCCTGTCTGAGATCATCACCATAGCCGTCGTGGCGGCGGTCCTGGTAGTGGCAGTGGTGGGCGGCGTCATTGCCTGCGCCGTGCGAGCTCGCTCCTACCGCTCGGCCGAGGCCCTCGAGCCGCTGCTGGGAGAGACCTTCAGGCGCTACTCAGAGGACGAGCGCAGGTTCGACAAGTCCCAGTCGGTCGTCTGA